The region AGGACCCTCTTCACCAAGAACAATCTCTGTACCTTTTAGACTAAAAGGTGGTAAATCAAGTGGTCTAGGAGGTGGACCAAATACTTGCTCTGCACTTGGGTTAAATTCCCCACCGTGACATGCACATTTCCATTTTGTTTTTTTCCATGCAGGAATACAACCTAAGTGAGTACATAATCCAATTGCAACAGTAAATCTTTCACCATTAACAACTAGGTCTCTTTTGTTATCTTCCATCTCAGGAGTTTTTTTAAGAATAAATATTGGCTTACCTCTCCATGTAACAATAATCGGCTCACCAGCTTTTATTCCACTAAGTTCAACAGTCGTAAAACCTCCAGCTAATACACTTGGAAGTGGATCCCATGCTTGTTTCATACCTACAAGCGAAGCTGCACCACCGACAGCTGCAACAGCTGCAAATGTATAACCTAGAAAATCTCGTCTATTAGTTTCGTTAGACATTTAGCTTCCTTATTTTAAATTTAAATCTGTTAATTATATTGATAATTTTCTTAAAAGATAATGATATTGGTCAAAAAGTGCCAATTTATGAGAGTAAAT is a window of Halarcobacter sp. DNA encoding:
- a CDS encoding ubiquinol-cytochrome c reductase iron-sulfur subunit N-terminal domain-containing protein, which translates into the protein MSNETNRRDFLGYTFAAVAAVGGAASLVGMKQAWDPLPSVLAGGFTTVELSGIKAGEPIIVTWRGKPIFILKKTPEMEDNKRDLVVNGERFTVAIGLCTHLGCIPAWKKTKWKCACHGGEFNPSAEQVFGPPPRPLDLPPFSLKGTEIVLGEEGPEYKKIATAMMA